A region of Lacinutrix sp. Hel_I_90 DNA encodes the following proteins:
- a CDS encoding RNA polymerase sigma factor — MTLTNHNTEQLITLCLEGNQFAQLEIYNRYYKAMYNTALRIVKDRYEAEDVMQDAFLLAFTKLKALKDIKTFGAWLKRIVINKSIHHYNKSTKFDEVPLDDVLYKVEDHEGFTEDYEFKSIQAKQVIDTMKTLKDSYRVALTLHLIEGYDYEEISEILKWSNANCRTTISRAKDSLRKKMQTLVC; from the coding sequence TTGACACTAACCAACCACAATACCGAACAATTAATAACACTCTGTTTAGAAGGTAACCAATTTGCGCAATTGGAAATCTACAACAGGTATTATAAAGCCATGTATAATACTGCATTGCGAATTGTAAAAGACCGTTATGAAGCCGAAGATGTGATGCAAGATGCTTTTTTGTTAGCCTTTACAAAATTGAAGGCTTTAAAAGACATCAAAACCTTTGGAGCCTGGTTAAAACGTATTGTGATAAACAAAAGTATCCATCACTACAATAAGAGCACAAAATTTGATGAAGTGCCTTTAGACGATGTGCTTTATAAAGTAGAAGATCACGAGGGTTTTACCGAAGATTACGAATTTAAAAGTATTCAGGCGAAACAAGTTATTGACACCATGAAAACATTAAAAGACAGCTATCGTGTGGCTTTAACCTTGCATTTAATTGAAGGCTATGATTATGAAGAAATAAGCGAGATTCTAAAATGGTCTAATGCGAATTGTAGAACAACCATCTCAAGAGCTAAAGACAGTTTAAGAAAAAAAATGCAAACCTTGGTTTGCTAA
- a CDS encoding head GIN domain-containing protein yields the protein MNSSTKNKKYSNTMSKNFKITLVLVITLFSFSFSNAQLWGNKKIKGNGEMTTITRNTNDYDTIKCAGWMDFILVAGQEGKITIEGEANLLEYITTEVNGDELSIKTENNISLKPSGNNTITITIPFKDINKVSLSGSGDVITKDKITANRFETRVSGSGDIVLEIEASTIEASVTGSGDLTLKGRTNSLKASVTGSGDFHGFDLQANDVEAKVTGSGDVAVVCNGDLMARVTGSGDIEYKGNPKREDTKVTGSGSIGN from the coding sequence ATGAACTCTTCAACAAAAAACAAGAAATACTCAAACACTATGAGTAAAAATTTTAAAATCACATTAGTTCTAGTTATAACGCTATTTAGCTTCTCTTTTTCAAATGCCCAACTTTGGGGTAATAAAAAAATAAAAGGCAATGGAGAAATGACTACCATCACAAGAAACACAAACGATTACGATACCATTAAATGTGCGGGGTGGATGGACTTTATTTTAGTAGCAGGTCAAGAAGGAAAGATTACTATTGAAGGCGAAGCGAATTTATTAGAATACATTACTACTGAAGTTAATGGTGATGAATTGAGTATAAAAACCGAAAATAATATTAGTTTAAAACCGAGTGGGAACAACACGATTACAATTACTATTCCGTTTAAAGACATAAACAAAGTTTCCTTATCTGGTTCTGGCGATGTTATCACTAAAGATAAAATAACTGCTAATCGTTTTGAAACCCGTGTCTCTGGTTCTGGTGATATTGTATTAGAAATTGAGGCTAGTACTATTGAAGCTTCAGTAACTGGTTCTGGCGATCTCACCTTAAAAGGGAGAACGAACAGCTTAAAAGCGAGTGTCACCGGTTCTGGAGACTTTCATGGCTTTGACTTACAGGCGAACGATGTTGAAGCAAAAGTTACGGGCTCTGGTGATGTTGCTGTGGTTTGTAACGGTGATTTAATGGCGCGTGTAACAGGCTCTGGCGATATAGAATATAAAGGCAACCCGAAACGAGAAGACACCAAGGTTACAGGCTCTGGGAGTATTGGTAATTAG
- a CDS encoding MFS transporter has protein sequence MENIQKGSKKLLNAWAFYDWANSVYTLTIASSIFPIFYSTLFASKEDMVTAFGFTMKPTVLISIVTAFTFLVVAFSSPILSGIADYVGNKKSFMKFFCYVGGFGCIGLYWFDLNHIHLSILFYFMGLIGYWGSLVFYNSYLPDIAFPEQQDGISAKGFSLGYIGSVLLLILNLAMVMKPNWFGFDLSISQSLLENGSEAEILAEIKKVKNTASFEAMKLSFITVGLWWILFSQYSFYILPKGVSNGHKVSKAVIFNGFKELKLVWNELQKTLRLKAYLKAFFVFSMAVQTIMLMAVYFGEKEILWVDNDEKTQGLIVSILVIQLVAIVGAVLTSKASAVFGNIKTLIVVNAVWMCLCFYAYFMETPIQFYIAAGLVGFVMGGVQSLARSTYSKFLPETKDTTSYFSFYDVAEKIGIVIGMTIFAVVDQISTMRYAILFLFVFFFVGIILLFKVPKEEISL, from the coding sequence ATGGAAAATATTCAAAAAGGAAGTAAGAAGCTTCTTAATGCCTGGGCCTTTTACGATTGGGCAAACTCGGTATACACACTTACCATTGCTTCTTCAATCTTTCCTATATTTTATTCTACTTTATTTGCTTCAAAAGAGGATATGGTTACCGCTTTTGGTTTTACTATGAAACCAACGGTTTTAATTTCTATTGTTACCGCTTTTACTTTTTTAGTGGTTGCTTTTTCATCACCAATACTCTCAGGAATTGCAGATTATGTAGGTAACAAAAAGAGTTTTATGAAATTCTTTTGCTACGTGGGCGGTTTTGGGTGCATAGGCTTGTACTGGTTCGATTTAAATCATATACATTTAAGTATTCTCTTTTATTTTATGGGGCTTATTGGGTATTGGGGAAGCCTCGTATTCTACAACTCCTATTTACCAGATATCGCTTTTCCCGAACAACAGGATGGTATTAGTGCTAAAGGCTTTTCTTTAGGCTATATTGGAAGCGTCCTTTTATTGATCTTGAACTTAGCGATGGTTATGAAACCAAATTGGTTTGGATTTGATTTAAGCATTTCCCAAAGTTTACTAGAAAACGGAAGCGAAGCTGAAATTTTAGCTGAAATAAAAAAAGTAAAGAATACAGCTTCTTTTGAAGCTATGAAACTATCTTTTATTACTGTAGGTTTATGGTGGATTCTCTTTAGCCAATACTCCTTTTATATTTTACCAAAAGGGGTTTCCAACGGACATAAGGTATCGAAAGCTGTTATTTTTAATGGTTTTAAAGAATTGAAGTTGGTGTGGAACGAACTGCAAAAAACGCTGCGTTTAAAAGCGTATTTAAAGGCCTTTTTCGTGTTTAGCATGGCGGTACAAACCATCATGCTGATGGCTGTTTATTTTGGTGAAAAAGAAATTTTGTGGGTAGATAATGACGAGAAAACACAAGGCTTGATTGTTAGTATCTTAGTGATTCAATTGGTCGCTATTGTTGGCGCTGTATTAACCTCAAAAGCTTCTGCTGTATTTGGAAACATTAAAACCTTGATTGTGGTCAATGCCGTGTGGATGTGTTTGTGTTTTTATGCTTATTTTATGGAGACACCAATACAATTTTATATTGCTGCTGGATTAGTAGGATTCGTCATGGGTGGCGTACAATCTTTAGCACGGTCAACCTACTCTAAATTTTTACCAGAAACAAAAGACACCACCTCTTACTTTAGTTTTTATGATGTGGCAGAAAAAATTGGTATTGTTATCGGGATGACCATTTTTGCAGTGGTAGACCAAATTAGTACGATGCGTTATGCTATTCTGTTCTTATTTGTTTTCTTTTTTGTGGGAATTATACTCCTTTTTAAGGTTCCAAAAGAAGAGATATCATTATAA
- a CDS encoding M48 family metallopeptidase — protein MKFKSSITLVLTLLVFFSCATNPFTGQSTLAILPNSQLFPTAFAQYNQFLNENKVITGTTESEMITRVGQRIAVASERWLNANGYQGYLNDYKWEYNLVKDEAVNAWCMPGGKIVFYTGILPVAQNEAAIAAIMGHEVAHALANHGQQRMSAGMLQQVAAVGMNVALKDDKNIALYNQAFGIGSQVGLMLPFSRSHETEADRIGLILTAIAGYNPDEAANLWRRMGQASNGQAPPEFLSTHPATTTRIANLETLAPTAKAEAKKYGVKSFRPVSPF, from the coding sequence ATGAAATTCAAATCAAGTATAACGCTAGTGCTAACTTTACTCGTGTTTTTTTCCTGTGCAACAAATCCGTTTACAGGGCAGTCAACACTAGCCATATTGCCAAATTCACAATTATTTCCAACAGCTTTTGCGCAATACAATCAATTTTTAAATGAAAATAAGGTGATTACTGGCACCACAGAATCAGAAATGATTACCAGAGTTGGGCAGCGTATCGCGGTAGCCTCAGAGCGTTGGTTAAATGCTAACGGTTACCAAGGCTATTTAAACGATTACAAGTGGGAGTATAATTTAGTTAAAGACGAAGCCGTAAATGCATGGTGTATGCCAGGTGGAAAAATTGTGTTTTATACGGGTATCTTACCAGTGGCACAAAATGAAGCGGCTATTGCAGCGATTATGGGTCATGAGGTAGCACACGCATTAGCAAATCACGGGCAGCAACGTATGAGTGCGGGAATGTTACAACAAGTGGCTGCAGTAGGAATGAATGTAGCATTAAAAGACGATAAAAATATAGCGCTCTATAATCAGGCTTTTGGGATAGGATCTCAGGTAGGTCTCATGTTGCCTTTTAGTAGAAGCCATGAAACTGAAGCAGATAGAATAGGGTTAATATTAACAGCTATTGCAGGTTATAATCCAGATGAAGCTGCTAATTTATGGCGACGCATGGGGCAGGCGAGTAACGGTCAAGCGCCACCAGAATTTCTAAGTACACACCCAGCGACAACAACACGTATTGCTAATTTGGAAACTTTGGCGCCAACAGCAAAAGCAGAAGCTAAAAAATATGGTGTTAAATCATTTAGACCAGTTTCTCCATTTTAA
- the msrB gene encoding peptide-methionine (R)-S-oxide reductase MsrB — MKKIALLLLISFAFSCNGTAQGDKKEAKVYDVSKTDAEWKAALSDQEYYVLRKAGTERPFSSPLNKEYSPGTFVCAACETPLFESAHKFDSGTGWPSFDRAIKGNVDYAVDYNLGSARTEEHCGTCGGHLGHVFNDGPSETTGKRHCVNGVALNFIPKKDE, encoded by the coding sequence ATGAAAAAAATTGCATTACTCTTACTTATTTCATTCGCATTTAGCTGTAATGGAACGGCTCAAGGTGATAAAAAAGAAGCTAAAGTTTATGACGTAAGCAAAACTGATGCGGAGTGGAAAGCAGCCCTTTCTGACCAAGAATATTATGTGTTAAGAAAAGCGGGAACCGAAAGGCCTTTTTCAAGCCCTCTAAACAAAGAATATAGCCCTGGCACCTTTGTTTGTGCTGCTTGTGAAACCCCATTATTTGAAAGCGCCCATAAATTTGATTCCGGAACCGGATGGCCAAGTTTTGACCGTGCCATTAAAGGCAATGTGGACTATGCTGTAGATTATAATCTAGGCAGTGCACGAACAGAAGAGCATTGCGGCACTTGTGGCGGACATTTAGGACATGTGTTTAATGACGGTCCAAGTGAAACGACTGGAAAGAGACATTGTGTGAATGGCGTCGCTTTAAATTTTATACCAAAAAAAGATGAGTAA
- the msrB gene encoding peptide-methionine (R)-S-oxide reductase MsrB codes for MSNFNVEKSEGEWRELLTDEEYRILRQKGTEMPHTGKYNMHFDEGIYKCAGCQQQLFESSSKFDAHCGWPSFDESIKGTVKYVLDKTQGMTRTEIVCSNCGGHLGHVFNDGPTETGTRYCVNSVSVTFDDANK; via the coding sequence ATGAGTAATTTTAACGTAGAAAAATCTGAAGGTGAATGGCGCGAGCTCCTTACCGATGAAGAATATAGAATTCTGAGACAGAAAGGCACCGAAATGCCGCACACAGGAAAATATAATATGCATTTTGATGAAGGGATTTACAAATGCGCAGGCTGCCAGCAGCAATTGTTTGAAAGCTCAAGTAAATTTGATGCCCATTGCGGTTGGCCAAGTTTTGATGAAAGCATTAAAGGAACCGTTAAATATGTTTTAGATAAAACGCAAGGCATGACCAGAACCGAAATTGTGTGTTCCAATTGCGGTGGTCATTTAGGTCATGTTTTTAACGATGGCCCTACGGAGACTGGCACACGTTATTGTGTAAATTCGGTAAGTGTGACCTTTGACGACGCTAATAAGTAA
- the lpdA gene encoding dihydrolipoyl dehydrogenase: protein MSKYDIIVLGSGPGGYVTAIRASQLGFKTAIIEKESLGGVCLNWGCIPTKALLKSAQVFEYLKHASDYGLTVKEYDKDFDAVVNRSRNVADGMSKGVQFLMKKNKIDVINGFGKLKAGKKVTVDGTEYSADHIIIATGARSRELPNLPQDGEKVIGYREAMTLKTQPKKMIVVGSGAIGVEFAYFYNAMGTEVTVVEYLPNIVPVEDEDVSKQLERSFKKSGIKIMTNAEVTSVDTSGKGVKATVKTKKGEEVLEADLVLSAVGIKTNIEGIGLEDVGIAVDRDKILVNDYYQTNIPGYYAIGDVTPGQALAHVASAEGILCVEKIAGQHVEALDYGNIPGCTYASPEIASVGLTEKQAKEQGLDIKVGKFPFSASGKASASGAKDGFVKVIFDAKYGEWLGCHMIGAGVTDMIAEAVLGRKLETTGHEVLKAVHPHPTMSEAVMEAVADAYGEVIHL from the coding sequence ATGAGTAAATACGATATTATTGTTCTTGGTAGTGGTCCTGGTGGCTATGTTACTGCTATTCGCGCTTCACAATTAGGTTTTAAAACGGCTATTATTGAAAAAGAAAGTTTAGGTGGTGTTTGCCTTAATTGGGGTTGTATCCCCACTAAAGCACTTTTAAAATCTGCTCAGGTTTTTGAATACTTAAAGCATGCCAGCGATTATGGTTTAACAGTTAAAGAGTACGATAAGGATTTTGACGCCGTGGTTAATCGCAGCCGAAATGTGGCCGATGGTATGAGTAAAGGCGTTCAGTTTTTAATGAAAAAAAATAAAATTGACGTTATTAATGGTTTTGGTAAACTAAAAGCTGGAAAAAAGGTTACTGTTGACGGGACAGAATATAGTGCAGACCATATTATTATTGCTACAGGTGCACGTTCACGTGAGTTACCTAACTTACCACAAGATGGGGAAAAAGTGATTGGTTATCGTGAAGCCATGACCTTAAAAACGCAACCTAAGAAAATGATTGTAGTAGGCTCTGGTGCTATTGGTGTGGAGTTTGCTTATTTCTATAATGCCATGGGAACAGAGGTAACCGTTGTAGAATATTTACCAAACATTGTACCTGTTGAAGATGAAGACGTCTCTAAACAATTAGAACGCTCCTTTAAGAAAAGTGGTATAAAAATAATGACTAACGCAGAAGTGACTAGCGTTGACACCTCTGGAAAAGGCGTAAAAGCGACTGTAAAAACTAAAAAAGGTGAGGAAGTATTAGAAGCTGACTTGGTGTTATCTGCAGTTGGTATTAAAACCAATATTGAAGGTATAGGATTAGAAGATGTTGGTATTGCCGTTGACAGAGATAAAATCTTAGTTAATGATTATTATCAAACCAACATTCCTGGCTACTATGCTATTGGAGATGTCACCCCTGGACAAGCTTTAGCTCACGTGGCGAGTGCTGAAGGTATTTTATGTGTAGAAAAAATTGCTGGGCAGCATGTGGAAGCCTTAGACTATGGTAATATTCCAGGGTGCACCTATGCATCCCCTGAAATTGCCAGCGTAGGATTAACTGAAAAGCAGGCCAAAGAACAAGGCTTAGATATTAAAGTAGGGAAATTTCCATTCTCGGCTTCTGGAAAGGCAAGTGCTTCTGGTGCTAAAGATGGCTTTGTAAAAGTTATTTTTGATGCGAAATATGGCGAATGGTTAGGTTGCCACATGATTGGTGCTGGTGTAACTGATATGATCGCTGAGGCGGTTTTAGGACGTAAGTTAGAAACCACTGGGCATGAAGTATTAAAAGCGGTACACCCGCACCCAACAATGAGCGAAGCGGTTATGGAAGCCGTGGCAGATGCTTATGGTGAGGTGATTCACTTATAG
- a CDS encoding type II 3-dehydroquinate dehydratase translates to MKKIIIINGPNLNLLGKREPNLYGNLSFTDFFDAVKAKYPKVALEHFQSNIEGELITKLQEVGFTYDGIILNAAAYTHTSIGIGDAVKAIETPVVEVHISNTFGREAFRHESFISPNAKGVILGFGLQSYELAIQSFL, encoded by the coding sequence ATGAAAAAAATCATCATCATTAATGGTCCTAATTTAAATTTATTGGGAAAACGAGAACCAAACCTCTATGGGAACTTATCGTTCACCGATTTTTTTGATGCGGTAAAAGCAAAGTATCCTAAGGTCGCTTTAGAGCATTTTCAATCTAATATTGAAGGTGAGTTAATCACAAAGCTACAGGAAGTGGGGTTTACTTATGATGGCATTATTTTAAATGCGGCGGCCTATACACATACCTCAATAGGTATTGGTGATGCCGTAAAAGCCATTGAAACGCCAGTGGTAGAGGTGCACATCTCTAATACCTTTGGTCGGGAGGCCTTTAGACACGAATCGTTTATCTCTCCAAATGCCAAAGGCGTCATTTTAGGCTTTGGGTTACAGAGTTATGAATTGGCAATTCAAAGTTTCCTTTAG
- a CDS encoding outer membrane beta-barrel protein, with protein sequence MKKLVFAAAMTVLGFTSINAQEREKGDIELAPYVQYTSSFFNGDNANSENSRSSASFGVKADYFFNDRWSLRSGINYDSMGAKDSFDEAELNYINIPLNANWHFGSTRKWNLNFGVTPGFLTKAEFNGVDIKEFQEPFQLGISYGVGYKLEVSNSFSVLFDFQGLVGVTNINKTVSDVTTLNAGSGFGIGGVFKL encoded by the coding sequence ATGAAAAAATTAGTATTTGCAGCTGCTATGACAGTATTAGGATTTACAAGTATAAACGCACAAGAAAGAGAAAAAGGTGACATAGAATTAGCACCTTATGTTCAATACACTTCGTCTTTCTTTAATGGAGACAATGCAAATTCAGAGAACTCAAGAAGTTCTGCAAGTTTCGGTGTGAAAGCAGATTATTTCTTTAATGACAGATGGAGTTTACGTTCTGGGATTAATTATGATAGTATGGGAGCTAAAGATAGTTTTGATGAAGCAGAATTAAATTATATTAATATTCCTTTAAATGCTAATTGGCATTTTGGATCTACTAGAAAATGGAATTTAAACTTTGGTGTTACTCCAGGTTTTTTAACAAAAGCTGAATTTAATGGAGTGGATATTAAGGAATTTCAGGAACCTTTTCAATTAGGAATTTCTTATGGTGTTGGTTATAAGTTAGAAGTTTCAAATAGTTTTAGTGTTTTATTTGATTTTCAAGGGTTAGTTGGAGTAACGAATATTAATAAAACAGTCAGCGACGTAACGACATTAAACGCAGGATCTGGTTTTGGAATTGGTGGCGTATTTAAACTTTAA
- a CDS encoding outer membrane beta-barrel protein, with translation MKKLVFTAAIAALGFTSVNAQEAMSTGGFNEGDVFISGAVGFGSSSQGDNSENTFTVSPKVGFFVNDNIAIGATVGYSSYTDEYQTVNPVTFEDVTAEDKFSVFSAGVFGRYYFTPGSQFSFFGELAAGITSTTEDDAFVEEDFKSNGVTAAFAPGISYFVSDNFAIEAAVGVLGYNTNKADVDGAEARNDFNIGADFSNISFGVVYKF, from the coding sequence ATGAAAAAATTAGTGTTTACAGCTGCAATCGCAGCATTAGGATTTACAAGTGTTAACGCACAAGAAGCGATGTCAACAGGTGGTTTTAATGAAGGAGATGTTTTTATCTCTGGAGCAGTTGGATTTGGTTCTAGTTCTCAAGGCGACAATAGTGAAAATACTTTTACGGTATCACCAAAAGTAGGGTTTTTTGTAAATGACAATATTGCTATTGGAGCTACTGTTGGTTACAGTTCTTACACTGATGAATACCAAACAGTTAATCCTGTTACTTTCGAGGACGTTACAGCTGAAGATAAATTTTCTGTTTTTTCTGCAGGAGTTTTTGGACGTTACTACTTTACACCAGGTAGCCAATTTTCTTTCTTTGGAGAATTAGCTGCTGGTATTACTAGCACTACAGAAGATGATGCCTTTGTTGAGGAAGATTTTAAATCTAATGGTGTAACAGCAGCATTTGCTCCTGGTATTAGCTATTTTGTTTCTGATAACTTCGCTATTGAAGCTGCAGTAGGTGTATTAGGTTACAATACTAATAAAGCTGATGTAGATGGTGCTGAAGCTAGAAATGATTTTAACATTGGTGCTGATTTTTCAAACATTAGCTTTGGTGTAGTATACAAATTCTAA
- a CDS encoding porin family protein, with protein sequence MKKLLFTAAIVALGFTTVNAQEVKFGVKAGVNLASLSGDDTDDLDGRTSFHVGGVAEIMISEKFSFQPELMYSSQGAQTSFEDEFEKEEGTVKLDYINVPLMGKFYVAEGFSIEAGPQIGFLMNAEAEVEYTNKEFPEFSASGTQDIKDEVSGIDFGVNFGLGYKLESGLNFGARYNLGLSNVNDYEGSDDDKVNNSVIQVSVGFMF encoded by the coding sequence ATGAAAAAATTATTGTTTACTGCTGCAATCGTAGCATTAGGATTTACAACTGTAAATGCACAAGAAGTAAAATTTGGAGTTAAAGCTGGTGTAAACTTAGCCTCTTTATCTGGTGATGACACTGATGATCTAGATGGTCGTACGTCTTTTCACGTTGGAGGTGTTGCAGAAATTATGATTTCTGAAAAATTCTCATTCCAACCAGAATTAATGTATTCATCACAAGGTGCTCAAACTAGCTTTGAAGACGAATTTGAAAAAGAAGAAGGTACAGTGAAACTAGATTACATCAATGTTCCATTAATGGGGAAGTTTTATGTTGCTGAAGGGTTCAGTATCGAAGCAGGTCCACAAATTGGTTTTTTAATGAACGCTGAAGCGGAAGTTGAATATACGAACAAAGAATTTCCTGAATTTAGTGCTTCTGGAACACAAGATATTAAAGATGAAGTTTCAGGAATTGATTTCGGAGTTAACTTTGGTCTTGGTTACAAACTAGAGTCTGGATTAAATTTTGGAGCACGTTATAACTTAGGTTTATCTAATGTTAACGATTATGAGGGATCTGATGATGATAAAGTAAATAATAGTGTGATTCAGGTTTCTGTAGGATTCATGTTCTAA
- a CDS encoding porin family protein: MKKLILCAAVAIFGLTSIHAQDNSMNNTNDGIDFGIKAGVNFAKLTGDDVEDADGRTGIHFGIVAEIPVSDVFSIQPEVLYSQQGLQQDFEGGESKLKLDYINVPVFAKFYVAEGLAFEFGPQFGFNVSAKSEFQIEGASGEETASIESDLEDSVEAFDFGAGAGVSYKFDGGMFLQARYVLGLTSVYQGSSEGLFQDDLNNSNLSVSLGYKF; encoded by the coding sequence ATGAAAAAATTAATTTTATGCGCAGCAGTAGCTATATTTGGTTTAACGAGTATACATGCGCAAGACAATAGCATGAATAATACGAATGATGGCATTGATTTTGGAATTAAAGCTGGGGTAAACTTCGCAAAACTTACGGGTGACGATGTAGAAGATGCCGATGGCAGAACAGGTATTCATTTTGGAATCGTGGCAGAAATCCCGGTATCAGATGTCTTTTCTATACAACCAGAGGTATTGTATTCACAACAAGGTTTGCAACAAGACTTTGAAGGTGGAGAAAGTAAATTAAAATTAGATTATATTAATGTTCCTGTATTTGCTAAGTTTTATGTGGCTGAAGGATTGGCATTCGAATTTGGACCTCAGTTTGGTTTTAATGTGAGTGCAAAATCTGAATTTCAAATAGAAGGGGCAAGTGGAGAAGAGACGGCATCAATAGAAAGCGATTTAGAAGATTCTGTTGAAGCTTTCGATTTTGGTGCAGGTGCTGGCGTATCTTACAAATTTGACGGCGGAATGTTTTTACAGGCCCGTTATGTTTTAGGATTAACCAGTGTTTATCAAGGCAGTAGCGAAGGTCTTTTTCAAGACGATTTAAATAACTCTAATTTAAGTGTGTCTTTAGGATATAAATTCTAA
- a CDS encoding NINE protein has protein sequence MKIKLLLSFLVFFMAVTTASASFPVKRATTSVESTTTVSTNDSDVEAMTSPAVMVKRADKMLIALLLWLFLGGFAAHRWYLGSPIGWNILFILTLGGLGVWWIIDGIDIITENYPGL, from the coding sequence ATGAAAATTAAACTATTACTCTCATTTTTAGTGTTTTTTATGGCTGTAACGACAGCGAGTGCTTCGTTTCCCGTAAAAAGAGCAACAACTAGTGTAGAATCTACGACTACCGTGTCTACTAACGATTCAGATGTCGAGGCAATGACCTCTCCCGCAGTGATGGTTAAGCGAGCAGATAAAATGCTTATAGCTTTGCTTTTATGGCTGTTTTTAGGTGGCTTTGCTGCCCACAGATGGTATTTAGGAAGCCCAATTGGTTGGAACATTCTTTTTATCTTAACTCTTGGCGGATTAGGTGTTTGGTGGATTATTGATGGTATCGATATCATCACTGAAAACTATCCTGGTTTATAA